The following proteins are encoded in a genomic region of Leifsonia psychrotolerans:
- the tyrS gene encoding tyrosine--tRNA ligase: MSDPSILAQQANDPSFDNVWEEITWRGLVHVSTDATELRELLAGDPITYYCGFDPTAPSLHLGNLVQLLLMRRLQLAGHHPLGLVGGSTGLVGDPRPTAERTLNTKDTVAEWVGYLQAQVSRFLSAEGSNAMTLVNNLDWTQPLSAIDFLRDIGKYFRVGTMLKKDAVSTRLNSDEGISYTEFSYQVLQGLDFLELYRSHNCVLQTGGSDQWGNLTSGTDLIRKAEGASVHAIGTPLITNSDGTKFGKSEGNAIWLDPALTSPYAFYQFWLNTDDADVIGRLKVFTFLDRAEIERLEQAVATEPFKREAQRTLAYQVTSLVHGVAATDAAINAAQALFGLGELADLDPATLEAALRELPNTTTAPNALVTQLLVDTGLTKSLGEARRAVAQGGVYLNNVKVADEETTIAGSVLPTGVAVLRRGKKTLAGIFVE; this comes from the coding sequence GTGTCAGACCCCAGTATTCTCGCCCAACAGGCCAACGACCCCTCTTTCGACAACGTCTGGGAGGAGATCACGTGGCGCGGCCTCGTGCACGTCTCCACCGACGCGACTGAACTGCGCGAGCTCCTCGCGGGCGATCCGATCACCTATTACTGCGGGTTCGACCCGACGGCGCCCAGCCTGCACCTCGGGAACCTCGTGCAATTGTTGCTCATGCGCCGTTTGCAGCTGGCCGGCCATCACCCGCTCGGTCTCGTGGGCGGTTCAACCGGTCTCGTTGGCGACCCGCGACCGACCGCCGAGCGCACGCTCAACACGAAAGACACCGTCGCGGAGTGGGTGGGTTACCTGCAAGCGCAGGTCTCCCGTTTTCTGAGTGCCGAGGGCTCGAACGCCATGACCCTGGTGAACAACCTCGACTGGACCCAGCCGCTCTCGGCCATCGACTTTTTGCGCGACATCGGCAAGTACTTCCGTGTCGGCACCATGCTCAAGAAGGATGCCGTCAGCACGCGCCTCAACAGCGACGAGGGCATCAGCTACACCGAGTTCAGCTACCAGGTGCTGCAGGGCCTGGACTTCCTCGAGCTGTACCGCAGTCACAATTGCGTTCTGCAGACCGGCGGCAGCGATCAGTGGGGCAACCTCACGAGCGGCACCGACCTCATCCGAAAGGCGGAGGGCGCCAGCGTTCACGCGATCGGTACGCCGCTGATCACCAACAGCGATGGAACCAAGTTTGGCAAGAGCGAGGGGAACGCCATCTGGCTCGACCCCGCGCTGACCAGCCCGTACGCCTTCTACCAGTTCTGGCTCAATACCGACGATGCCGACGTGATCGGTCGCCTCAAGGTCTTCACCTTCCTGGACCGTGCCGAGATCGAGCGTCTCGAGCAGGCCGTTGCCACCGAGCCGTTCAAACGTGAAGCCCAGCGCACGCTGGCCTATCAGGTCACCTCCTTGGTACACGGGGTAGCGGCGACGGATGCCGCGATCAACGCCGCGCAGGCCCTGTTCGGCCTGGGCGAATTGGCCGACCTCGACCCGGCAACGCTCGAGGCCGCTCTGCGCGAACTGCCGAACACCACGACTGCGCCGAACGCGCTGGTCACGCAGCTGCTCGTCGACACCGGACTCACCAAGAGCCTCGGTGAGGCCCGTCGCGCCGTTGCCCAGGGCGGGGTGTACCTGAACAACGTGAAGGTCGCCGACGAAGAGACGACGATCGCCGGGTCGGTGTTGCCGACCGGCGTCGCGGTCTTGCGCCGCGGCAAGAAGACCCTTGCGGGAATCTTCGTCGAGTAA
- a CDS encoding DNA-3-methyladenine glycosylase — MGLDRTLFQQPAVEVAPFLLGSVLRHGGVSVRVTEVEAYQGGGVDPSSHAFRGQTARNASMFGPPGHLYAYFSYGLHVCANVVCSPVGQASGLLLRAGAVIDGLELARARRTTSRGDRDLAQGPARLTVALGITLGDDGADLFEPPFSLVLPAQPVEYLTGPRTGVSGEGGGERFPWRFWMPGEASVSPYKRHPKQAD; from the coding sequence GTGGGCCTCGACCGCACGCTGTTCCAACAGCCGGCGGTCGAGGTCGCTCCTTTTCTGCTGGGAAGTGTGCTGCGCCACGGTGGGGTTTCGGTGCGCGTGACCGAGGTAGAGGCCTACCAGGGTGGCGGGGTTGACCCGAGCTCCCATGCGTTTCGAGGCCAGACGGCCCGAAACGCCAGCATGTTTGGCCCGCCCGGGCACCTCTATGCCTACTTCAGCTATGGCCTTCATGTCTGCGCGAATGTGGTCTGCTCGCCGGTGGGGCAGGCATCCGGGCTGCTGCTGCGGGCCGGCGCGGTGATCGACGGCCTGGAACTGGCGCGTGCACGGCGTACGACGTCCCGCGGGGATCGGGACCTGGCGCAGGGGCCGGCCCGACTCACGGTGGCGCTCGGAATCACGCTCGGCGACGACGGCGCCGACCTGTTCGAGCCGCCGTTCAGCCTCGTGCTGCCCGCCCAGCCGGTCGAGTACCTCACCGGTCCGCGCACCGGTGTCAGCGGCGAGGGCGGGGGAGAGCGCTTCCCGTGGCGGTTTTGGATGCCGGGGGAGGCATCCGTGTCGCCCTATAAACGCCACCCGAAACAGGCCGATTAG
- a CDS encoding DNA-binding protein translates to MITADQINSRADIDRAGALLQLLISRFGPSFELAPDQTAGDEVQMMTTDAAVALEATLAIHRTGRWSVGLGLGPVRTPLPAATRQAAGPAFIAARAGVTRAKRTDTHFALESAQERRSAPTSLDGSDEDMSAAEVEALIGIVLLLRQRRTPEGWEAIDLLHLGFTQGDAAERLGISTAAISQRLKTAAWRAETAARPALVRLLEHLHRQTIETGPSA, encoded by the coding sequence GTGATCACCGCCGACCAGATCAACAGCCGTGCCGATATTGACCGAGCCGGCGCCCTTCTTCAGCTGCTCATTTCGCGCTTCGGCCCGTCCTTCGAGCTTGCACCCGATCAAACCGCCGGCGACGAAGTTCAGATGATGACCACGGATGCCGCCGTCGCACTCGAAGCGACTCTCGCCATTCATCGCACCGGTCGGTGGAGTGTCGGACTCGGGCTCGGCCCAGTGCGCACTCCCCTGCCGGCTGCCACTCGTCAGGCGGCAGGGCCGGCTTTCATCGCCGCTCGCGCCGGCGTCACGCGGGCAAAACGAACCGACACCCATTTCGCGCTCGAGAGCGCACAAGAACGTAGATCCGCCCCGACCTCGCTCGACGGCTCCGACGAAGACATGAGTGCAGCCGAGGTGGAGGCTCTGATCGGCATCGTGCTCTTGCTGCGCCAACGCCGCACGCCCGAGGGGTGGGAAGCGATCGACCTGCTGCACTTGGGATTCACCCAGGGAGATGCCGCGGAGCGCCTCGGAATTTCGACGGCCGCGATCAGCCAACGCCTGAAGACCGCGGCCTGGCGGGCCGAAACGGCGGCACGCCCCGCACTCGTTAGGCTTCTAGAACATCTTCACCGCCAGACGATTGAGACGGGCCCCTCCGCATGA